In bacterium, a single genomic region encodes these proteins:
- a CDS encoding DUF47 family protein, which produces MGPDRRPPQPDTPPAGASQYPITLLEELAGSILEAARTLGSMLDGRLSSTEAWQRIRDLEHTGDAIARDLFEATTTGGALPFSTESLRALTGYLDDVLDAIEAAAARLAIHRVKRVLPSAREMGRNVFESAQELAKAIGQLKGMHDVFPHTRALHNLENRGDDLLREVIERLFSGRASAKEIIKWKDICENLEAMTDRCEDIANILETIVVQAGAEDRLLANQLVMNIAERTVTVAGEGVPLATKEFDLLHLLLRHLGKIVRRERLMQDVWGDDYFGDTRTLDTHVAWLRKKVEPKGGVRITAVRGIGYRLDARP; this is translated from the coding sequence ATGGGACCCGATCGCCGACCACCGCAACCCGACACCCCGCCCGCCGGCGCGTCTCAATATCCGATCACGCTCCTGGAGGAACTGGCCGGGAGCATCTTGGAGGCGGCCCGGACGCTTGGGTCGATGCTCGACGGACGTCTCTCCTCGACCGAGGCCTGGCAGCGGATTCGCGATCTGGAACACACGGGCGATGCGATCGCCCGAGACCTCTTCGAGGCCACGACGACCGGCGGCGCCCTCCCGTTCAGCACCGAGTCCCTCCGCGCCCTGACGGGGTATCTCGACGACGTGCTCGACGCCATCGAGGCGGCCGCGGCGCGGTTGGCGATTCACCGAGTGAAGCGCGTGCTCCCGTCGGCGCGCGAGATGGGCCGGAACGTCTTCGAGTCCGCCCAAGAGCTGGCGAAGGCGATCGGCCAGCTCAAGGGGATGCACGACGTGTTCCCGCACACCCGCGCGCTGCACAACCTGGAGAACCGCGGGGACGACCTGCTGCGGGAGGTGATCGAGCGGTTGTTCTCGGGGCGGGCCAGCGCCAAGGAGATCATTAAATGGAAGGACATCTGCGAGAACCTTGAGGCCATGACCGACCGGTGTGAGGACATCGCGAACATCCTGGAGACGATTGTCGTGCAGGCGGGGGCGGAGGACCGGCTCCTCGCCAACCAGTTGGTGATGAACATCGCCGAGCGCACGGTGACGGTGGCGGGGGAGGGCGTGCCCTTGGCCACCAAGGAGTTCGACCTCCTGCACCTGCTGCTGCGCCACCTGGGCAAGATCGTCCGCCGCGAGCGGCTGATGCAGGATGTGTGGGGGGACGATTATTTCGGCGACACCCGCACCCTCGACACCCATGTCGCCTGGCTGCGCAAGAAGGTGGAACCCAAGGGCGGGGTGCGCATCACCGCCGTGCGCGGGATCGGCTACCGCCTGGACGCGCGGCCGTAG
- a CDS encoding NAD(P)-dependent oxidoreductase, with the protein MSERIGFIGLGIMGRPMAGHLLDAKYPITVWNRTRGKMAALVERGAVAGTSPRDVASRSDITITMVADTPDAVEVILGPEGVIHGVRAGSVVVDMSTISPVATREMTAKLAERGAEMLDAPVSGGEKGAIEATLSIMAGGKPAVFERVLPVFQRMGKQIVHLGESGAGQVTKACNQLVLSLTLLGVAEALTMARKAGVDPAKVRAALLGGFAQSRVLELHGQRMLDQNFEPGFRTKLYHKDMGIVMETGRSVAMPLVGGGLAAQLYQIAMNQGLGEKDYSVLAQVVAGLGGTEPRAR; encoded by the coding sequence GTGAGCGAACGCATCGGCTTCATCGGCCTCGGCATCATGGGGCGCCCCATGGCCGGCCACCTGCTGGACGCCAAATACCCGATCACGGTCTGGAACCGCACCCGCGGCAAGATGGCGGCGCTGGTGGAGCGCGGCGCCGTCGCGGGGACGTCGCCGCGGGACGTGGCCTCCCGGAGCGACATCACGATCACGATGGTCGCCGACACGCCGGACGCGGTCGAGGTGATCCTCGGGCCGGAGGGCGTCATCCACGGGGTCCGCGCGGGCAGCGTCGTCGTGGACATGAGCACCATCTCGCCGGTCGCGACCCGCGAGATGACCGCCAAGCTGGCCGAGCGGGGCGCGGAGATGCTTGACGCGCCGGTGTCCGGCGGCGAGAAGGGGGCGATCGAGGCGACGCTCTCGATCATGGCGGGAGGGAAGCCGGCGGTGTTCGAGCGGGTCCTGCCGGTGTTTCAGCGAATGGGCAAGCAGATCGTCCACCTGGGGGAGTCGGGCGCCGGCCAGGTCACGAAAGCCTGCAACCAACTCGTCCTGTCGCTGACCCTGCTCGGCGTGGCCGAGGCGCTGACGATGGCGCGGAAGGCCGGGGTCGATCCGGCCAAGGTGCGGGCGGCGCTGCTCGGGGGATTCGCCCAGAGCCGGGTGCTCGAGCTGCACGGCCAGCGGATGCTCGACCAAAACTTCGAGCCCGGGTTCCGCACCAAGCTCTACCACAAGGACATGGGGATTGTGATGGAAACCGGCCGATCGGTCGCCATGCCGCTCGTCGGCGGCGGCCTCGCCGCGCAACTGTACCAGATCGCGATGAATCAAGGGCTCGGCGAGAAGGACTACTCCGTCCTGGCGCAGGTCGTCGCCGGGCTCGGCGGCACCGAGCCGCGCGCGCGCTGA
- a CDS encoding methylmalonyl-CoA mutase family protein: MATTKRPTGPPDPTLADPRGDWAAAELKAALARAPERREHFETLSGLPVERIYGPEDLAGLDYAERIGLPGRYPFTRGPYPTMYRSRPWTMRQIAGFGTAADTNARLKYLIAQGQTGISIDFDMPTLMGYDSDDPRARGEVGREGVAVDTLDDLDGILDGIDIGAISVSMTINPTAWILFSMYLALAERRGVPREALSGTVQADILKEYIAQKEWLYPIPAGMRIVRDLIIYSARHLSRYNPINISGYHIREAGATAIQEAAFTLANGIAYVEEVVRKGMAVDEFAPRLAFYFIAERDFFEEVAKFRAARRIWAATMRDRFGARNPESMRLRFHCQTAGSSLTAREPLNNVARTALQALSAVLGGAQSLHTNGMDEALAIPSELAMKVALRTQQIILDETGTANTIDPLAGSYYLETLTNQVEEGVRAYIARIDDLGGAVEAAGQNFFQTEIADAAYRYQRRKEHGDLTVVGVNKHVDPAESQVIPFALQEVDPGAEARQKQRLAAVRGRRDPQRVARCLAELTAVARGDDNLIPPTIDAVKADATVGEIVNALRGVFGTYVEHPVF; this comes from the coding sequence GTGGCCACGACCAAACGCCCCACGGGTCCCCCCGACCCCACCCTCGCCGACCCGAGAGGGGACTGGGCGGCCGCCGAACTGAAGGCCGCTCTGGCCCGGGCGCCGGAGCGTCGGGAGCACTTCGAGACCCTGTCCGGGCTCCCCGTGGAGCGGATCTACGGCCCCGAAGACCTCGCCGGGCTCGACTACGCCGAACGCATCGGGCTTCCCGGGCGCTACCCGTTCACCCGGGGACCCTACCCGACGATGTACCGGTCCCGACCGTGGACGATGCGCCAGATCGCCGGATTCGGGACCGCCGCCGACACCAATGCCCGGCTCAAGTACCTGATCGCCCAGGGCCAGACCGGCATCTCGATCGACTTCGACATGCCGACGCTGATGGGTTACGACTCCGACGACCCGCGCGCGCGCGGCGAAGTGGGCCGGGAAGGCGTCGCGGTCGACACCCTCGACGACCTCGACGGGATCCTCGATGGCATCGACATCGGCGCGATCAGCGTGTCGATGACGATCAACCCCACGGCGTGGATCCTCTTTTCCATGTACCTCGCGCTCGCCGAGCGGCGCGGGGTTCCGCGGGAGGCACTCTCGGGGACGGTGCAGGCCGACATCCTAAAGGAATACATCGCCCAAAAGGAATGGCTCTACCCCATTCCGGCGGGGATGCGCATCGTGCGCGACCTGATCATCTACAGCGCGCGCCATCTTTCCCGCTACAACCCCATCAACATCAGCGGGTACCATATCCGCGAGGCGGGGGCGACGGCGATTCAAGAAGCCGCCTTTACCCTCGCCAACGGCATCGCCTACGTGGAGGAAGTGGTCCGCAAGGGGATGGCGGTCGACGAGTTCGCCCCCCGCCTCGCCTTCTACTTCATCGCCGAGCGCGACTTCTTCGAAGAGGTCGCCAAGTTCCGCGCGGCGAGGCGGATCTGGGCCGCCACGATGCGCGACCGGTTCGGCGCGCGGAACCCGGAGTCGATGCGCCTCCGCTTCCACTGCCAGACGGCCGGGAGCAGCCTCACCGCCCGAGAACCCCTCAACAACGTCGCCCGCACGGCGCTGCAGGCCCTCTCCGCCGTCCTCGGCGGCGCACAGAGCCTGCACACCAACGGCATGGACGAGGCGCTGGCGATCCCTTCGGAACTCGCGATGAAGGTGGCGCTGCGCACGCAGCAGATCATCCTCGACGAAACGGGAACGGCGAACACGATCGACCCGCTGGCCGGCAGTTATTATCTGGAGACGCTCACCAACCAGGTGGAAGAGGGCGTGCGCGCCTACATCGCCCGGATCGACGACCTGGGGGGCGCGGTGGAGGCGGCCGGCCAGAACTTCTTTCAGACCGAGATCGCCGACGCCGCCTACCGCTATCAGCGGCGAAAGGAACACGGAGATCTGACGGTCGTCGGCGTCAACAAGCACGTGGACCCCGCCGAGTCTCAGGTCATCCCCTTCGCGCTGCAGGAAGTGGACCCGGGTGCGGAAGCGCGGCAGAAGCAGCGGCTCGCCGCCGTCCGGGGGCGGCGCGACCCCCAGCGGGTGGCACGATGCCTGGCGGAGCTGACCGCCGTGGCCCGCGGCGACGACAACCTGATCCCGCCCACGATCGATGCGGTCAAAGCCGACGCCACGGTGGGGGAGATCGTCAACGCCCTGCGGGGCGTGTTCGGGACCTACGTTGAGCACCCGGTCTTTTGA
- a CDS encoding cobalamin B12-binding domain-containing protein — MAKVGLDGHDRGVKVVARALRDAGFEVIYTGLHRTPEEVALAAVQEDVDVIGVSILSGAHMALVPPLLEQLRADDAADIKVVVGGVIPAADRQKLCDLGAAAVFDQDTATDEIVNWIAHALRRPGPDIPAGSPRAPRGSG; from the coding sequence ATGGCCAAGGTGGGGTTGGACGGCCACGACCGGGGGGTGAAGGTCGTGGCGCGGGCCCTCCGCGACGCGGGCTTCGAGGTCATCTACACCGGCCTGCACCGCACCCCGGAGGAAGTGGCCCTGGCGGCCGTGCAGGAAGACGTCGACGTGATCGGGGTGAGCATTCTTTCCGGCGCCCACATGGCGCTGGTGCCGCCGCTCCTCGAACAGCTGAGGGCCGACGACGCCGCGGACATCAAAGTGGTGGTGGGCGGGGTGATCCCGGCCGCCGATCGCCAGAAGCTGTGCGACCTGGGGGCGGCGGCGGTCTTCGACCAGGACACGGCGACGGATGAGATCGTCAACTGGATCGCTCACGCGCTGCGCCGGCCGGGCCCCGACATCCCGGCCGGGAGCCCCCGAGCTCCCCGTGGATCAGGATAG
- a CDS encoding AMP-binding protein — protein MDQDSRWPPVYDERFLPDPRERYWSPQRETMPAGDRDAFVLRRLRAITRWAWERSPFYRAKWTAAGVHPDALRTLPDLQRFPVVTKAELRREQNEHPPFGRYLCIDRPEVARIHGTSGTTGRPTAFAIGRDDWRRIASAHARIMWGMGLRPGDTLFIASFFSLYIGSWGALVGGERLGATCFPFGAGLPGQTLMALRWLLDTKPTGFYGTPSYALHLAGVAARERVDPRDFGLRIMFFSGEPGAGIPATKRTIEDTFGAAAVDCGSMAEMTPWMSNAECEYRCGMHLWQDIVYCEVCDPQRFEPVPFGQEGTPVYTHLERTSQPMIRLVSGDLTRWVNDPCECGRTYPRLPRGIYGRLDDMCIVRGANIYPSAIEDVLRAVEGFGGEFQMVISRDRAMDELIVRVEYSEAWARQAEGAPGVLEALRERATARLRSVIGIRPIVRLEPPGTLPRTEFKARRLVDNRALYEESMRSPKR, from the coding sequence GTGGATCAGGATAGCCGCTGGCCGCCCGTCTACGACGAGCGATTCCTTCCCGACCCGCGGGAGCGGTACTGGTCCCCGCAGCGGGAGACCATGCCGGCTGGGGACCGGGATGCCTTTGTGCTGCGCCGCCTTCGGGCGATCACCCGCTGGGCGTGGGAGCGATCGCCCTTTTACCGGGCGAAGTGGACCGCCGCCGGCGTGCATCCGGATGCGCTCCGGACGCTGCCGGACCTGCAGCGCTTCCCGGTGGTGACCAAGGCCGAACTCCGCAGGGAACAGAACGAGCACCCCCCGTTCGGTCGGTACCTGTGCATCGACCGCCCGGAGGTGGCGCGGATCCACGGCACGTCGGGAACCACCGGCAGGCCCACCGCGTTTGCGATCGGGAGAGACGATTGGCGGCGCATCGCGAGCGCCCACGCCCGCATCATGTGGGGGATGGGCCTCCGGCCGGGGGACACCCTCTTCATCGCGTCGTTTTTCAGCCTCTACATCGGGAGCTGGGGCGCGCTGGTCGGCGGTGAGCGGCTGGGCGCAACCTGCTTCCCGTTCGGGGCGGGGCTCCCGGGCCAGACGCTGATGGCGTTGCGCTGGCTGCTGGACACGAAACCGACCGGCTTTTACGGGACCCCCTCCTACGCCCTTCACCTGGCAGGGGTGGCGGCGAGGGAACGGGTCGACCCCCGGGACTTCGGGCTTCGTATCATGTTCTTCTCCGGCGAGCCGGGAGCGGGCATCCCGGCGACCAAACGGACGATCGAGGACACCTTCGGCGCCGCCGCGGTCGACTGCGGCAGCATGGCCGAAATGACGCCGTGGATGAGCAACGCGGAGTGCGAGTACCGGTGCGGGATGCATCTGTGGCAGGACATCGTCTACTGTGAAGTCTGCGACCCTCAGCGCTTCGAGCCCGTCCCCTTCGGACAGGAGGGCACGCCGGTCTACACGCACCTGGAGCGAACGTCACAACCCATGATCCGGCTGGTGTCGGGGGACCTCACGCGGTGGGTGAACGACCCCTGCGAGTGCGGGCGGACGTATCCCCGCCTCCCCCGCGGCATCTACGGCCGACTCGACGACATGTGCATCGTGCGCGGCGCCAACATCTACCCCAGCGCGATCGAGGACGTCCTGCGGGCGGTGGAGGGATTCGGCGGAGAGTTCCAGATGGTGATCAGCCGGGATCGGGCGATGGACGAGCTGATCGTCCGGGTCGAGTACAGCGAGGCCTGGGCCCGGCAGGCGGAAGGAGCGCCCGGCGTCCTGGAGGCGCTGCGCGAGCGCGCGACGGCACGCCTCAGGTCCGTGATCGGCATCCGGCCGATCGTCAGGCTCGAACCGCCGGGCACCCTGCCCCGCACCGAGTTCAAGGCCAGGCGGCTCGTCGACAATCGGGCCCTCTACGAGGAAAGCATGCGGTCGCCTAAGCGGTGA
- the meaB gene encoding methylmalonyl Co-A mutase-associated GTPase MeaB, translated as MRSGSGRRRGPSPARGGEPLSPGSVPPRAADGPPELTIDFDNRRQLARLVTRIENDPASAAAIIHRVWDRIGGAHRIGVTGPPGVGKSTLVDHLIAMARAAGSTVAVVAVDPTSPFSGGAILGDRVRMLRHSGDHGVYIRSMAAREHLGGLAGSTRDVAHLLDAFGFGIVLLETVGVGQSELDIMRAADTVVVVTSPGLGDSIQMLKAGILEIADLLVVNKSDRPGAKEAVLQLRELQHLARRSSPWEVPILETVGSEGTGVEELWRMTRRHWEYLEASGELAVRRARRAEREVLDLVERGLAVHVRAKLDGHSALGQILDRAKSQAIDPHSAAGALLDHLLRHP; from the coding sequence GTGAGGAGCGGGTCCGGCCGCCGCCGCGGTCCGTCGCCGGCCCGAGGGGGCGAACCCCTGTCCCCGGGATCCGTCCCGCCCCGCGCGGCCGATGGGCCGCCGGAGCTGACCATCGATTTCGACAACCGCCGCCAGCTGGCGCGCCTGGTGACCCGCATCGAGAACGATCCGGCGTCCGCCGCCGCGATCATCCACCGGGTCTGGGACCGCATCGGCGGGGCCCACCGCATCGGGGTGACGGGCCCTCCCGGGGTGGGCAAGAGCACGCTCGTCGACCACCTGATCGCCATGGCCCGGGCGGCGGGGAGCACGGTGGCGGTGGTGGCGGTCGATCCCACCAGCCCGTTCAGCGGGGGAGCGATCCTCGGCGACCGGGTCCGCATGCTCCGCCACAGCGGCGACCACGGAGTGTACATCCGCAGTATGGCGGCGCGCGAGCACCTCGGCGGGCTGGCGGGGTCGACGCGCGATGTCGCGCACCTGCTCGATGCGTTCGGCTTTGGCATCGTGCTGCTTGAGACGGTCGGCGTCGGCCAGAGCGAGCTGGACATCATGCGCGCGGCCGACACGGTCGTCGTGGTTACCTCGCCGGGGCTGGGCGATTCGATCCAAATGCTCAAAGCCGGGATTCTGGAAATCGCGGACCTGCTCGTGGTCAACAAGTCCGATCGCCCGGGCGCCAAGGAGGCGGTCCTTCAGCTGCGCGAGCTGCAGCACCTCGCGCGGCGATCGTCCCCCTGGGAGGTGCCGATCCTCGAGACGGTGGGGAGCGAGGGCACCGGGGTCGAGGAGCTGTGGCGGATGACCCGCCGGCATTGGGAGTACCTCGAGGCCTCCGGCGAGCTCGCCGTGCGTCGCGCCCGGCGGGCGGAGCGAGAGGTCCTGGACCTGGTGGAACGGGGGTTGGCCGTTCACGTGCGGGCCAAACTCGACGGCCACTCCGCGCTCGGTCAGATCCTCGACCGGGCGAAGAGCCAGGCGATCGACCCGCACTCGGCGGCCGGCGCGCTCCTCGACCACCTCCTGCGCCACCCGTAG
- a CDS encoding MBL fold metallo-hydrolase, whose amino-acid sequence MVSDPPQAEAAPGVRSVDLWDRGLAHHTSGYLIDAPRPALVETGPARSTPVWLRALRELGIAPEDLAYIIVTHIHLDHAGGVGTLLPHAPAARVVVHRRGARHLTDPARLVAGAREVFGDKLEAYFGLPEPVPEARLLVPEPGADLDLGDGHRLRFFDAPGHAGHQHMILDAGAGCLFSGDELGSRFVDIAGDYVLPDTAPNQFDPDAMLRSADLLRTLRPGAVLFSHFGRYPLDGDALRRRLHDQVGAFVALGTSGIQPPTWEHVYPRLVEHVRRDLAARGVAWTAAVEQALADHLEVSAQGIIDHRRRHPPTG is encoded by the coding sequence ATGGTCAGCGATCCACCCCAGGCGGAGGCGGCTCCGGGGGTGCGCAGCGTCGATCTGTGGGATCGGGGTCTCGCGCACCACACCTCCGGATACCTGATCGACGCGCCGCGCCCCGCGCTGGTGGAGACGGGCCCCGCCCGCAGCACCCCGGTGTGGCTGCGGGCGCTTCGGGAGCTCGGCATCGCGCCGGAGGATCTCGCCTACATCATTGTCACGCACATTCACCTCGACCACGCCGGCGGCGTCGGCACCCTGTTGCCACACGCCCCGGCGGCCCGGGTCGTCGTCCACCGCCGCGGCGCACGCCACCTCACCGACCCCGCCCGGCTGGTCGCCGGCGCCCGCGAGGTGTTTGGCGACAAACTCGAGGCATACTTTGGGCTGCCCGAACCGGTCCCGGAGGCGCGGCTGCTGGTCCCCGAACCCGGGGCCGACCTGGATTTGGGCGACGGCCACCGGCTGCGCTTCTTCGACGCCCCCGGCCACGCCGGACACCAGCATATGATCCTGGACGCGGGGGCGGGCTGCCTGTTCTCGGGAGACGAACTCGGGAGCCGGTTCGTGGATATCGCCGGCGACTACGTGCTCCCCGATACCGCCCCGAACCAGTTCGACCCCGACGCGATGCTGCGCTCGGCGGACCTGCTGCGCACGCTGCGCCCTGGGGCGGTGCTCTTTTCGCACTTCGGCCGCTACCCGCTCGACGGCGATGCCCTCCGCCGGCGTCTCCACGACCAGGTGGGCGCATTCGTCGCGCTGGGGACCTCCGGCATCCAGCCCCCGACATGGGAGCACGTCTACCCGCGCCTGGTCGAGCACGTCCGGCGCGATCTGGCGGCACGGGGCGTGGCCTGGACCGCCGCGGTCGAGCAGGCGCTGGCCGACCACCTGGAAGTCTCCGCGCAGGGCATCATCGATCACCGCCGCCGACACCCGCCGACCGGGTGA